The proteins below come from a single Mustela erminea isolate mMusErm1 chromosome 14, mMusErm1.Pri, whole genome shotgun sequence genomic window:
- the GDF2 gene encoding growth/differentiation factor 2, whose protein sequence is MCCGALWVALPVLSLLAGCAPGKPLESRGRASAGGDAHRLLPGPGGEREGDAFDLRMFLENMKVDFLRSLNLSGIPSQDRTRAEPPQYMIDLYNRYTTDKSTTPASNIVRSFSVEDAVSITATEDFPFQKHILLFNISIPRHEQITRAELRLYVSCQSHADTSHELRGNMAIYDVLDGADAWEASADTKTFLVSQDISDEGWETFEVSSAVKRWVRADSTKSKNKLEVTVESHRKGCDKLDISVPPGSKNLPFFVVFSNDRSNGTKETRLELREMIGHEQDSMFKKVSKNGLAEAGDHRDEEDGEAHTAAASSLARRKRSAGANNHCQKTSLRVNFEDIGWDSWIIAPKEYDAYECKGGCFFPLADDVTPTKHAIVQTLVHLKFPMKVGKACCVPTKLSPISILYKDDMGVPTLKYHYEGMSVAECGCR, encoded by the exons ATGTGCTGCGGGGCGCTCTGGGTggccctgcctgtgctctccctgCTGGCGGGCTGTGCGCCCGGGAAGCCCCTGGAGAGCCGGGGAAGGGCGTCAGCCGGGGGAGATGCCCACCGCTTGCTCCCGGGGCCTGGAGGGGAGCGGGAGGGGGACGCCTTCGACCTGAGGATGTTTCTGGAGAACATGAAGGTGGACTTCCTGCGCAGCCTCAACCTCAGCGGCATCCCTTCCCAGGACAGAACCCGAGCGGAACCACCCCAGTACATGATCGACCTGTACAACAGATACACCACCGACAAGTCCACCACCCCCGCGTCCAACATCGTGCGCAGCTTCAGTGTGGAAG ATGCTGTATCTATCACAGCCACAGAAGACTTCCCCTTCCAGAAGCATATCTTGCTCTTCAATATCTCCATTCCTAGGCATGAGCAGATCACCAGGGCCGAGCTCCGACTCTATGTCTCCTGTCAAAGTCATGCAGACACTTCTCATGAGCTGAGAGGCAACATGGCTATTTATGATGTTCTGGATGGAGCAGATGCTTGGGAAGCTTCTGCAGACACCAAGACATTCCTTGTGTCCCAGGACATTTCAGATGAAGGTTGGGAGACCTTTGAGGTCTCCAGTGCTGTGAAGCGGTGGGTCAGAGCAGACTCTaccaagagcaaaaataaactggaagTGACTGTGGAGAGTCACAGGAAGGGCTGTGATAAGCTGGATATCAGTGTCCCCCCAGGCTCCAAAAACCTGCCCTTCTTTGTTGTCTTCTCCAATGACCGCAGCAATGGGACCAAGGAGACCAGGCTGGAGCTCAGGGAGATGATTGGCCATGAACAGGACAGTATGTTCAAGAAGGTGTCCAAGAATGGTCTGGCAGAGGCAGGTGACCACAGGGATGAGGAGGACGGGGAAGCTCACACAGCCGCAGCGTCCTCTTTAGCCAGACGGAAGAGGAGTGCCGGTGCCAACAACCACTGTCAGAAGACCTCCCTACGGGTGAACTTCGAGGACATTGGCTGGGACAGCTGGATCATTGCACCCAAGGAGTATGATGCTTACGAATGTAAAGGTGGCTGCTTCTTCCCCCTAGCCGATGACGTCACGCCGACAAAGCATGCCATTGTGCAGACCCTGGTGCATCTCAAGTTCCCCATGAAGGTGGGCAAGGCCTGCTGCGTGCCCACCAAACTGAGCCCCATCTCCATCCTCTACAAGGATGACATGGGAGTCCCCACCCTCAAATACCATTACGAAGGAATGAGTGTGGCAGAGTGTGGGTGCAGGTAG